A genome region from Sander vitreus isolate 19-12246 chromosome 21, sanVit1, whole genome shotgun sequence includes the following:
- the LOC144536454 gene encoding 1-phosphatidylinositol 4,5-bisphosphate phosphodiesterase delta-3-A-like isoform X2 codes for MLGNRKKAAAAKNGAGTSESKAIDPLRNLVQEDEDVKRMLQGSSMVKVRSPRWQKRRTLKLMEDGVTVWCQSHKTSSWAKEQQSFSVMEVECVREGCQSETLRQMVGSVPEQRCLTVVFKGPRKSLDLLCQSQEEAQHWARGIRTLQGRVENMTQKEKLDHWIHAYLSRADQNHDDKMSYEEVQTLLQMINIDLNDQYARSLFQKCDQSADGRLDHGEIEVFCRELLRRPELDAVFIRYSANGCVLSTVDLRDFLKDQEEDASLTHAQSLILTYELNEWAQKNQFMTPNGFTMYMLSKENCVLNPEHARVYQDMKHPLAHYFISSSHNTYLTKDQLTGASSTEPYIRALNHGCRCVELDCWDGDKGEPVIYHGHTLTSKVLFVEVIETINEYAFKASPFPLILSLENHCSVEQQTVMARHLRSILGDKLLTKPLNDLDPHSLPSPEDLKGKILVKGKKEHMVEERSSSSSDLSSSDEEASRAEGKPSSKKEDQKPGVSKLSPELSELVVYTRSVPFKSFEQAAKAPATNMSSFSESEALRHVKDSGTYFVRHNSHQLSRIYPSGQRLQSSNYNPQEMWNGGCQIVALNFQTPGEQMDLNQGRFLQNGHCGYMLKPPFMCQPDTTFNPENVGGGPGHRPVLLSVRVISAQQLPKPEWDKPSSIVDPHVWVEIHGVPIDNYKKKTHHVDNNGFNPRWDCSFNFTVHVPDLALVRFLVEDHDYTSSNDFLGQYTLPFTSLRTGYRHVPLLKLDGSNLSPSSLFIHLKVTPCQSSSSKSSAKSPAKSSAKNP; via the exons TGCAGGAGGATGAAGATGTGAAGCGAATGTTGCAGGGCTCCAGTATGGTAAAG GTCCGCTCGCCTCGCTGGCAGAAGCGACGAACTCTGAAGCTGATGGAAGACGGTGTCACTGTGTGGTGTCAGTCCCACAAAACATCTAGCTGGGCCAAGGAGCAACAAtcct TCTCTGTCATGGAAGTGGAGTGCGTTCGCGAGGGTTGCCAGTCAGAGACATTGCGGCAGATGGTCGGCTCAGTACCCGAGCAGCGGTGTTTGACTGTGGTCTTCAAGGGGCCCCGCAAGAGCCTGGATCTCCTCTGCCAGAGCCAGGAGGAGGCTCAGCATTGGGCCCGCGGCATTCGAACCCTGCAGGGACGGGTGGAAAACATGACCCAGAAGGAGAAACTTGACCA cTGGATTCATGCTTACCTGAGTCGGGCCGACCAGAACCACGATGATAAGATGAGCTATGAAGAAGTCCAGACACTGCTGCAGATGATCAACATTGACCTGAATGACCAGTACGCCCGTAGCCTCTTCCAG AAATGTGACCAGTCAGCCGACGGTCGTCTGGACCACGGAGAGATCGAAGTGTTCTGCAGGGAGTTGTTACGGAGACCAGAGCTGGATGCAGTGTTTATTCGCTACTCTGCAAATGGCTGTGTACTTTCCACTGTGGACCTGAGGGATTTCTTGAAGGACCAGGAGGAGGATGCTTCACTCACCCATGCCCAAAGCCTGATCCTCACCTATGAACTTAACGAGTGGG CCCAGAAGAACCAGTTCATGACCCCCAATGGTTTCACCATGTACATGCTGTCTAAGGAGAACTGTGTGTTGAACCCGGAACATGCTAGGGTTTACCAAGACATGAAACACCCACTGGCACACTACTTCATCTCCTCCTCCCACAACACCTATCTCACTAAGGACCAGCTGACTGGGGCCAGCAGCACAGAGCCTTACATCCG aGCGCTGAATCATGGCTGCCGCTGTGTGGAGCTGGACTGTTGGGATGGAGATAAAGGAGAGCCAGTCATCTATCATGGTCACACACTCACCTCAAAAGTGCTCTTTGTCGAAGTCATTGAGACGATCAATGAATATGCTTTTAAA GCATCTCCTTTCCCTCTGATCCTGTCCCTGGAGAACCACTGCTCCGTGGAGCAGCAGACAGTAATGGCGCGACACCTGCGATCCATCCTGGGAGACAAACTCCTCACTAAGCCCCTCAATGATCTGGATCCTCACAGCCTGCCTTCACCAGAG GATCTTAAGGGTAAAATCCTGGTGAAGGGGAAGAAGGAGCACATGGTGGAGGAGCGCTCGTCCAGCTCTTCAGACCTCAGCTCCTCGGACGAGGAGGCCAGCCGCGCTGAAGGCAAACCCAGCAGTAAGAAAGAGGACCAGAAG CCAGGTGTGTCTAAGCTGAGTCCAGAGCTGTCAGAGCTGGTCGTGTACACCCGCagtgttccctttaaaagcttCGAACAAGCAGCCAAAGCCCCCGCAACTAACATGTCCTCTTTCTCGGAAAGTGAAGCGCTAAGACACGTGAAGGACTCAG GGACGTATTTTGTTCGTCATAACAGCCACCAGCTCAGCAGGATTTACCCCTCAGGCCAGCGCCTCCAGTCCTCCAACTACAACCCTCAGGAGATGTGGAACGGAGGCTGTCAAATTG TTGCTTTGAATTTTCAGACACCTGGTGAACAGATGGACCTAAACCAAGGCAGGTTTCTGCAGAATGGTCACTGTGGGTACATGTTGAAGCCTCCCTTCATGTGCCAGCCTGACACCACCTTCAACCCGGAGAACGTTGGTGGAGGTCCTGGCCACAGGCCTGTCCTGCTCTCTGTTCGG GTTATTTCAGCTCAGCAGCTGCCTAAACCAGAATGGGACAAACCCAGCTCGATTGTGGACCCTCATGTGTGGGTGGAGATACATGGTGTTCCCATAGACAACTACAAGAAGAAAACTCATCATGTCGACAACAATG GCTTTAACCCACGATGGGACTGTAGCTTTAACTTTACCGTCCATGTTCCTGACCTGGCTCTGGTTCGCTTCCTGGTGGAGGACCATGACTACACCTCAAGCAATGACTTCCTAGGACAATACACCCTGCCTTTTACGAGTCTCCGCACAG
- the LOC144536454 gene encoding 1-phosphatidylinositol 4,5-bisphosphate phosphodiesterase delta-3-A-like isoform X1, whose amino-acid sequence MLGNRKKAAAAKNGAGTSESKAIDPLRNLAVQEDEDVKRMLQGSSMVKVRSPRWQKRRTLKLMEDGVTVWCQSHKTSSWAKEQQSFSVMEVECVREGCQSETLRQMVGSVPEQRCLTVVFKGPRKSLDLLCQSQEEAQHWARGIRTLQGRVENMTQKEKLDHWIHAYLSRADQNHDDKMSYEEVQTLLQMINIDLNDQYARSLFQKCDQSADGRLDHGEIEVFCRELLRRPELDAVFIRYSANGCVLSTVDLRDFLKDQEEDASLTHAQSLILTYELNEWAQKNQFMTPNGFTMYMLSKENCVLNPEHARVYQDMKHPLAHYFISSSHNTYLTKDQLTGASSTEPYIRALNHGCRCVELDCWDGDKGEPVIYHGHTLTSKVLFVEVIETINEYAFKASPFPLILSLENHCSVEQQTVMARHLRSILGDKLLTKPLNDLDPHSLPSPEDLKGKILVKGKKEHMVEERSSSSSDLSSSDEEASRAEGKPSSKKEDQKPGVSKLSPELSELVVYTRSVPFKSFEQAAKAPATNMSSFSESEALRHVKDSGTYFVRHNSHQLSRIYPSGQRLQSSNYNPQEMWNGGCQIVALNFQTPGEQMDLNQGRFLQNGHCGYMLKPPFMCQPDTTFNPENVGGGPGHRPVLLSVRVISAQQLPKPEWDKPSSIVDPHVWVEIHGVPIDNYKKKTHHVDNNGFNPRWDCSFNFTVHVPDLALVRFLVEDHDYTSSNDFLGQYTLPFTSLRTGYRHVPLLKLDGSNLSPSSLFIHLKVTPCQSSSSKSSAKSPAKSSAKNP is encoded by the exons CAGTGCAGGAGGATGAAGATGTGAAGCGAATGTTGCAGGGCTCCAGTATGGTAAAG GTCCGCTCGCCTCGCTGGCAGAAGCGACGAACTCTGAAGCTGATGGAAGACGGTGTCACTGTGTGGTGTCAGTCCCACAAAACATCTAGCTGGGCCAAGGAGCAACAAtcct TCTCTGTCATGGAAGTGGAGTGCGTTCGCGAGGGTTGCCAGTCAGAGACATTGCGGCAGATGGTCGGCTCAGTACCCGAGCAGCGGTGTTTGACTGTGGTCTTCAAGGGGCCCCGCAAGAGCCTGGATCTCCTCTGCCAGAGCCAGGAGGAGGCTCAGCATTGGGCCCGCGGCATTCGAACCCTGCAGGGACGGGTGGAAAACATGACCCAGAAGGAGAAACTTGACCA cTGGATTCATGCTTACCTGAGTCGGGCCGACCAGAACCACGATGATAAGATGAGCTATGAAGAAGTCCAGACACTGCTGCAGATGATCAACATTGACCTGAATGACCAGTACGCCCGTAGCCTCTTCCAG AAATGTGACCAGTCAGCCGACGGTCGTCTGGACCACGGAGAGATCGAAGTGTTCTGCAGGGAGTTGTTACGGAGACCAGAGCTGGATGCAGTGTTTATTCGCTACTCTGCAAATGGCTGTGTACTTTCCACTGTGGACCTGAGGGATTTCTTGAAGGACCAGGAGGAGGATGCTTCACTCACCCATGCCCAAAGCCTGATCCTCACCTATGAACTTAACGAGTGGG CCCAGAAGAACCAGTTCATGACCCCCAATGGTTTCACCATGTACATGCTGTCTAAGGAGAACTGTGTGTTGAACCCGGAACATGCTAGGGTTTACCAAGACATGAAACACCCACTGGCACACTACTTCATCTCCTCCTCCCACAACACCTATCTCACTAAGGACCAGCTGACTGGGGCCAGCAGCACAGAGCCTTACATCCG aGCGCTGAATCATGGCTGCCGCTGTGTGGAGCTGGACTGTTGGGATGGAGATAAAGGAGAGCCAGTCATCTATCATGGTCACACACTCACCTCAAAAGTGCTCTTTGTCGAAGTCATTGAGACGATCAATGAATATGCTTTTAAA GCATCTCCTTTCCCTCTGATCCTGTCCCTGGAGAACCACTGCTCCGTGGAGCAGCAGACAGTAATGGCGCGACACCTGCGATCCATCCTGGGAGACAAACTCCTCACTAAGCCCCTCAATGATCTGGATCCTCACAGCCTGCCTTCACCAGAG GATCTTAAGGGTAAAATCCTGGTGAAGGGGAAGAAGGAGCACATGGTGGAGGAGCGCTCGTCCAGCTCTTCAGACCTCAGCTCCTCGGACGAGGAGGCCAGCCGCGCTGAAGGCAAACCCAGCAGTAAGAAAGAGGACCAGAAG CCAGGTGTGTCTAAGCTGAGTCCAGAGCTGTCAGAGCTGGTCGTGTACACCCGCagtgttccctttaaaagcttCGAACAAGCAGCCAAAGCCCCCGCAACTAACATGTCCTCTTTCTCGGAAAGTGAAGCGCTAAGACACGTGAAGGACTCAG GGACGTATTTTGTTCGTCATAACAGCCACCAGCTCAGCAGGATTTACCCCTCAGGCCAGCGCCTCCAGTCCTCCAACTACAACCCTCAGGAGATGTGGAACGGAGGCTGTCAAATTG TTGCTTTGAATTTTCAGACACCTGGTGAACAGATGGACCTAAACCAAGGCAGGTTTCTGCAGAATGGTCACTGTGGGTACATGTTGAAGCCTCCCTTCATGTGCCAGCCTGACACCACCTTCAACCCGGAGAACGTTGGTGGAGGTCCTGGCCACAGGCCTGTCCTGCTCTCTGTTCGG GTTATTTCAGCTCAGCAGCTGCCTAAACCAGAATGGGACAAACCCAGCTCGATTGTGGACCCTCATGTGTGGGTGGAGATACATGGTGTTCCCATAGACAACTACAAGAAGAAAACTCATCATGTCGACAACAATG GCTTTAACCCACGATGGGACTGTAGCTTTAACTTTACCGTCCATGTTCCTGACCTGGCTCTGGTTCGCTTCCTGGTGGAGGACCATGACTACACCTCAAGCAATGACTTCCTAGGACAATACACCCTGCCTTTTACGAGTCTCCGCACAG